Genomic window (Musa acuminata AAA Group cultivar baxijiao chromosome BXJ1-9, Cavendish_Baxijiao_AAA, whole genome shotgun sequence):
GTTTCATGTATGTATAATGCCTTCCAGTCATGAATCCATGGTTCGCAGTATCATCCAGTTCCTATATTATACCCTATTGTATTGTTATCATCCAAGGTTGATCCAATTTTGATTGATTTCTCAACTCATAGGAAATTGCTCAAATTGGTATGAACTGATCGAATTCAACCATTGTTGGCCTAGCCAATTTGACGAtcacaaaagaagaaaataagaggAAAGAGGCGGAAGGAGGGAAGAAGAGAGAGATTTAGATGAAAGAAAGCATAGTTTTCAAAATCAGTTGATTCTAACAAGGCACATACAATTTTGGCTAGTCCACCTGGGAATCTTCCTCTATCATGATtgaatgaaataaagaaaaagaggacatagaagagaggaggaagaaagaggtGGGAGAAAGAAGGGGAGGATCAGAGAAGTGGGTAAAGCCAGTCAAGGAGATGGGAGGATTGAATAAAGAGGAGATGAAGCAGAGAAAGAGGAGGGAATAGCGCAATTTATCTTAACTAGTTCCCAACAGTTAAGAGGGTTCAGCCGTCTGGACTCCTGACAATAGTTGGCTGTTCATGCCCATGCATTGCCTGCTGCGTCTTTCCATCACTGCTTTTGTTGCTCGTGCCATCTAGTCTTGCAAGGTCTTAGGTAAAACCTGTGATGGTATAGATTACTGCAAACTTAAAAAATGCATTATAATTTCTTATGACCTTTTTTAAACTATAGTCTTCTTTTTTATgacttttaattttaaaattttcagctGATTCCGATTCACCAATCCAATCCGGCCAATTTAGCACATATTAATCATATCGTTGCTGGCTGATTCCAATCCCAATTCCTATTTTCTGACCTACGCatcaaatattatttatatatggtTATCATGGAAAACAAGTTGACCTATATTCTTCATTCCAAGCCTCTAATGGGTCGATTTATTTGAAGTAACTAAATTGAGGCCAAATTAATTGACTGCTTGGATTTGCCTAAATCAGTGAGATTGGGTTTGCTTGGGTTGACCAGTATTCTGGTCAAGATTGCCACCACCAACAATTCCAATCATTTAAAGGAGGTCACCTTTCTGCTGCTTGAATTTGACTGTCAACTTAGATTCTTTTGTTGTTGTTCACCCAATTACTTGTAAGttatttttcaaaatattcaattCATCAAGTATCTTAGAGGTTTTCTAATTAGTGTTACTCTATTGATGTTTAAATTCTTGTGCAGCAATTTCTTCTCCAGTTACCTTGATTTCTTCTGTAGTTTCCTTTTGTTTTAAGAGACCTTTATACTACATGATGCATACACAAACTTCTGAAAGCTGCTATTTTGTGTTGAATAGTCAATGCATGTACTTTCAACTTGTAGTTCAGTAGAAGCTGTATATATAGGGTGAAAATGAATGTGGGGATGCTTATGTTCTGATAGGCGTGCGTGCATGGTACTCTACTCTCTCATCCATCTTTCCCTTTTGTTTTTCtctgttatataattttttttctctaactgGCAGAGCTCTATTGAGTTGAAAGAGTTGCGCAAGGAGTTAAATGAGAAGATATCAGAATTAGGACAACTAGATGCAGAACTGAAAAAAAGAGTCATGGAACAAGAATCTAATATTTCTCTTGAGAATGCAAAAAATTTGATTGTGACTTTAGAGAAGGAGAATGCCAAACTCAAGGTTCTTACTTTTGCTGACATATGTGATCTCTTCAAAGTATAGTTTTAATAAATAGCCCAAGATCTTGAGTGTCTTTGAGTGTTCTTTTTGAACTTTGTGTAGATAGAGAAGGATGAACTTGAACAGAATCTAAAACTACACGTGCAGAGTACATCTGAGAAGGCAGTTGACACTACCGAGGTAGTTCTCACTTCTGTACATTCTTTTTATCCTATTTTTATGATGTATTAATGACTATGTTCAAAATCTTTTGTGAATAAGATAAGTTTGCAAGCACCAGGAAGGCAGGAACAACATGTATTGTGCTTCTCTGCATTCCTTCATGGTCTGATGATCTGTTTATCTGTTTTGTTTGTCTCTCTTCCTGCTGCTTCTAAATCTTTAGTAAATATAAGAACTCATATGTTTATTCGGAAATTGTTCCAAGTCTAATTCTTGactgatataattttatttctttacaACACTGAGTTTATTCTAGTATAAGATTATTAAATTCTTGCTTCTGTTGTTAATAATGTTCGTATGTGCTTTGCTTTTCCTGCGAACTATGTTCATTAAGGAATACCGGCTGTATTTGATCATGTTACTGCAGTGGACAATCATTTGTCCAGGACTCTAGGTCTTAACCATGTCTTCATGCAAAACCTGAAATTTCACTTATTTACTTTTGTGTCTTTTGAATCTTCTCTAACTTATCTGCACTGAGAAACTACTGATATTAGTCGATGCTAATCATCTTTGACTGTTATAGGATATTTAAAGATGGTAGACATTCTGTTTTGTTAAAATGGTACTAATGTTTTGTAACTAAAAAACATTTTACTAATTTCAACTTAAAAGGATGTGGAGAAGATGACACTTTCAATAAAGAGGTTGGAGGAAGAACTGATGGACACCCGCAAAGGACGGGACAAAGCATTACATGAATTGGCTCGACTCAAGCAACACCTACTAGAGAAGGTAACTTTTTCCCTGTTTCTTCCCTGAggatatactattgacattgatgacaaACTATCTGGCTATTCACGTATCTTCAAAAAAGTTTACTGGCtccaattattttcaaattttcagTAATTGAGTTGTTTTTGAGACATTTTGTTTATATATAAGAATATCCACATCTGGTCACAaagttatttttttaaaagaatatcTTAAGTATTTTCTACTGCCATGCATGATTATTTGGTATTTTCTCGTAAATAGTACCTTTCATTGTGGATGACAAGAATCAGATCTCTAATTTTTAGCATGAGATTTCATAGCTTTCATTTTCATTTAATGAAGAAATCTGGTATATTTATTGCAACAAATTGAGTACCAAATCAAAGTTAACTGGTAAATTTATTGCAAGCAATGTTCAGTACCAAATCAAAGAAAGCTGGTAAATTGAGTACCTCATCAAGACAGTTTTTATGAAGTTATCATGCTTAATGGGAGTCATTTTTCAAGTCATATCATATTATTGTCTCTTGGAAATGAAAATTTAGAGTTCAAGACTATTATTTTTGGCTTAACAGTTATTATAAAGTTTTGATTTAACATCCTAGGCTTTTTCTGGCTTCTAAAAATATAATTTGGAGACGTTGCATGCTAATGTTTGGTTTATGAGAGATTCTAGACTCTCTGGTCATGACAAAAGCTACCATATTGCAACCTGATATGTACAGAGTTAATGATTTAGTTCACCTCGACGCTCGATCTACCACAATTTCTGTTTCTGCACTGTTATGTGTTACTGGAATGATATGCACACCATTGTTCTGAATCTCTATGATCATATTATTGGTAGGGACTAGGACAAACAGTCAAGACATGATGAATTCATGCAACCACCAATTCTTATTCAACTGCTGCTTCAACAGTCTCCACATTGAGACCATCAAATTAAATAATCACTTCCATGCAGTCAAATGTAAGCCACTGCTTCAGTTAAAATCCTCCACACTGAGCTATTAAATCAGTTAGATGCTTTCAAGGATATCATGTGCTGACCAAAATAAAAATACTTATAGAAGATCCTATCCAAGTCTACCTATGAATATttatttaacttgagattaacaaTGAAAAGCTACATCATATGAATTGCAAAGCCACATCTGTCACTGCAACTACTTTGTGAACATTGTTAAGACAAAGTTATATGGTCCTACTTCCTAGAGTTTCTGAACTATAAGAAAAACTTCACCAAATTAATATGGTCGAACGGGTGAATTACTTAGTTACTAATGCATATGCAGACTTGGGTTTGGTGATGATGAAATTTCTTTTCAATTTTACACttttgtttttcaaaaagaaagtatTGTCTAACATTTTACATGTCTAAGTAGCCTTCAGCTTGATATTTCATAAAGGAACAAACTAAATGATGAAGGGTATTGATTTTGAGTTAGCCAGTTAGGATAAAGTAATTCATCTTAACATTGCAAGATACAATCTTTTTGCAACTTTAACCCTAACTACGGAATTATCTTGTCCTGTGATGACAAATCCCAGGATTTAGATCCTTGgattctgaaaaataaaaaatgtggAGAGCATGATCTATGTCCAcggaggaaagaaaattttaagaaatTTAAGGCAAGGATGCTGATAATTAGGTGTGAATCAACAAAGAAATATCCATTTATCTGTCACCAATAATCAGGGGAAAATGGGATCCAAATATCCATATTATTGTTCACATTGCACATTATGACTCATTTAGCTATTTTCTCTTTGTTGATTGACCTGCTAGGTTTCATTTGCTAAAGAAACCATTATCAATTTGGCAGTTGGCTAAAGATATAGCATGTTTTCTAGATTTTTAAGCAAAAAAGGCTGCATGAAAGCCATTTGGTAGATGAGTTATGAGAACGAAAAAGCCTTTCCAAGGAAATTGCAAAGATTTCTTTTTAAGTGTTTTTTTACATGTAACTCCCAATTAAGCATTCTTTTGTGGCTATTTTTTAGTTTACATGATACTTACTGTCTGAATTTATCAACAAAGCATTGCATTGTTGAATATCCATGAGCTAAGTGAGGgcatttaataaattatttttcacttgATATGTTGATATCTAGGAACTTGAGGATTCAGACAAGATGGATGAGGACACTAAAATGATTGAGGATCTTCGTGCAAATTGTGAACAGCAAAGAGCTCACGTAATGCAGTTGGAGAAGGCTCTGAGGCAGGAAATAGCAAAAAAGGACGAGCTTAAGAAACTAAAATCTGATGAACTTCGTAACTCAAATGAAACAATTAGTGATctaaagcaaaaatttgctaactgTATGAGTATAGTCAATTCGAAAAATGTTGAATTGCTAAATCTTCAGACAGCCCTTGGACAGTACTATGCTGAAAGTGAAGCCAAGGTGAATGTTTTTACCTCTGTTTCATTGGTTCTTTGGAGGATCTGTCTCTTAGATCCTATATTATGACTGAGATATACTACTGACTCGTGGGACTTTCTGTCAAAGGAACGGTTAGGAAGAGACTTATCAAGGGCAAGAGAAGAAGCTGCTAAACTTTCTGAGTCGTTGAAGGTATGATTGGAAAATTGAATTTATTGTATCTTTCTGacatatatatattgatgcaATCAGTTCTTGCACCCTTTGCCATACTTATCATCGGTAGGTTTTCACTTTGTCATTTGTTTATTGAGTATTTTATCTTCTCTACTGTTTATATATCAGTGTTCAAACCTCTGCCCAGAGAATAGTTTAACTCTAACCAGTGTGGGCTGGCCATTGGTTAGTGGGATTTTGGAGGTTGGTGATGTATGGGATCGTCAGACAAAGAGGGTGTTGGGTCGGCAGAATTGGCATGTAATAGAAATGGCCTGGTGCTTGAagtttgatgatgttatatctattttAGACTAACAAAGGTGATAGATCTATTATAGAGATccccaagaaaaaaaaacaaagcagTGCAGTAGCATcactgaatagcaaaaagaaccgAAGAAAGGGGAAAAATCTTCTTACCTTGTACCAATGAGTCTCTAATTACTGGTGGGGTTTTGATTGCGGGGGTGTTTGGGAGGTTATCAAGCAGCAGAAATGTGAAGGTGCTTGACGGTCTATTGTGGGAGCAAGCTGGGTGATCAAATACTAGAAAAAAGTTCAGAACCTATAGAAATTGGCTGAACCGAATTGGTTCAACTGATTTTGAACAGTATTGGGCAATACATGGTTGAAGCTGCCTGCTGCAAATTGGTCCCTGCATATTCACTCTGTATAATGCAGATGTCTGCCAGAAGCGGTGCAGACTGGGGGTTTGACTGATATACTGCAATTGGGCAAAaagaaaaggggggggggggggggtggcttCTTGTTGTTTTTGTTAGTAGATGTTATGCGAAGGCTTTTTCTAAGATTGACGATTCTATTGAAGTTGATATTTTCATCAAGTATGTAGTCATTTTGAGGACTCGGTTACCTATCTGTCCTAAGATTCTGTATCCACGAAGCTTCCATCCATGTTCATATCTTTGGTTGACGCACTATGATGTAAACTTCATCTACTACTTGAATACCATATAATGTTTGGCTTGCCATAGGGTTTCCCTTGCATGTTTGGTTCATGATCTTGGGGATCAAAATCAGAGCCTAAAATAAGAGTGGCATCAAATTTGTGGATGGTTTGTGTGAAGCAGTCAAAAATTATAGTATTTAATTTGGATGTCATCTCTGCAAGCATTATGTatattcctttttgttttttattagCAGTTTCCAAGTGAGACATTTTATGCTCCTTTGCTCTAAATAGTTCTAATGTTTTGAAGTTGTGGGGACAAAATATAGGTTGCAAATCAAGAGCTGGTAAtagcaaaaagagaaaaagaagaaatagctGCTAAACTCGCACAAACTGAGAGGATGTTGTCAGAGGGAAAGAACTTCATACAGAAGCTTGAGGAGGACAACACAAAGTTGCGCCATGCTCTTGAGCAGAGTGTAACAACACTAAATAGGATGTCACTGGATTCAGATAACCATGTTGACAGGTATATTCATTTATCTTTTCCACTTGCATATATCAGATAAATGCCTTGCTTACCAGTTAGCAAAATGAAGCATGTAGTAGTGCAAGGAAATGGAAGTATTACCTTTCGAGCGCTAGACTACCTGATTTTCCTACCAGTCTTTTTTCtggtacatgcatgcatgcacgcttAATGTGAAAATTCCAAAAATACTTGTTTGGCCAAATTGGGCATACAATAGTcaatttgattgatactggtgtgTTCCTGGCAGGCGAATAGTGATCAAATTGCTAGTGACATACTTCCAGAGGAATCACAGCAAGGAGGTAAATTTGCCTTTTTGTCACAGGGAAAATTGAGGTTCATCTTTTTTACAATTTAGAATGGAACATGTGTTGCAAATTTTGTTGGTGTCCACAGGTTTTGGACCTTATGGTTCGCATGCTGGGTTTTACTGAGGAGGACAAGCAGAGCATAGGTTTTGCTCAGCATGCTGCAGGCAAAGGTGTTGTTAGGGGTGTACTGGGTCTGCCAGGTCGCCTAGTCGGAGGCATTTTGGGAGGAAGTTCACCTGAAACATCATCCAGAGTTGCTTCGGATAATCAGGTCAAATATTTCCTACCACATCtactacacacacacactctctctctctctctctttttctttttaaaagaaaatttaatttaatcaaaCATGAATTCTCGTACTAAGGTTGAAACCATGTGCATATTGTGTTGTTGTACGTACGTCTCAATTCACTCTTCATTTTTGTTTGGCAGTCTTTTGCAGACCTATGGGTTGATTTTCTTCTTAAAGAAactgaagaaagagagaagagggaATCTTCGGAGGCGTCCAGCAGGAGGAGCACGAGCTCGCCACTGGAGCATGGATCAAAGTTACAGACTAGTAGTGTTTCCGGTTCACCTACCGGACAAACAATATCCACAACTCCCCCTCCAAGAAGGTACCACCAGATCCTTGACCATGCGGATGGTGAATTTGCCACGGTGCCGCTTACATCCTCAGCCTCGACTCACCCAGCCCAAAGTAGTCGCTCAAGACCGCCAACCGGCTATTATTGACTTCACAGCATTTCCATTTGTCCGTTAAAATCATTTGTTTGTTCATATGAGAAAAATACCTTCTTATTATTTTGTTGATCATGAATGCTTGTGTCTATATTTGTAAATTAAATATCCTTTTTGAGTGACGACGTCTTTTCCGGCAGTGTGAAGTTGGAGAACCTTTGCTCTGTTTCGAACAATTTGTTTGAATAACTTAATGGACCCAAATGACATTTCCGCCATCCGCCATCCGCCAAATGGCACAGCTTAAGTTAATCGTAAATACCTGACAAAAAGTTATATTGCTTTATGGTGCAAAGgaggtaaaatattttaaaattatacaaagCAGAAATATCTGTTGACAAGAAAGCATCGAAGATTTTAAAAAGTAGGAAACTCCGTGTTTGACTATAAACGCTGGTTATCACCATCAATTCACAAAActggcaattgcaaactcaacaccgTTCATAGCTTTTATATGCTCAAAGAATCAACCACCCATTCCAGCATAACAATTCGATTTTCAAGTAAGAATCCTAATTCAAACTCATACAGTTACTGTGAGGATCGATGAGTTTGCTTTTCTCCTGACTTTTGAATCTTCCAGAAGAAAAGTGGGAGCACGAATAAGAAAAGTAACAATATTTTGACCGGATAAAAAGCAAAAGCATAAAAGGCCACAGGcacaatatacatatacatatacacatacatatatgtatatgtatatgtatacatcctCGATCAAAAATCAAGGATGACACTTCCTTTGAAACCAAGGGTCAGGCACATCAAAAATCAAAATGCAACTTACCTTAGATCTATCATGAACTCAATTTTCCATGTAActtaacaaacaaacaaacaagcaaGCAAATTCACATAAGGCTATCAACAGATATAACAATAAGGTACCTAACCTACTTAGTTAATTGTCCCTGATTCATCAAGATTCAGCCTGTCAAAACTTAGCACCAAAAGATGATATGAACCTCATCTTTGAACAATGTATCAACACTCCAAAACAAAAAGGCAAACAGATCAGACCAACTTCATTAGATTTCcaaacgtaaaaaaaataaacaaaaaaaaaagaaacaaaaagacaaAGCTGAtgatcccattgaaaaagaaaaAGCACAAGATTGCCATAATTGTCAGGTGATTAAAAGTTTCAGTCCCATAAGATCTTCTACGACATTCCCAGATGCTGTACTTAACAAAATTTCCAATCTTGTGCTAGTTAAATGGGTCGGTCAAATGGCATAAATAAATTTTATGTATGATATCGTATTCTCATTGATGATTACTTCTAATATGTAAGAAGGTAAAGGAGAAAATTTACTgaccataaaggaaggcatggggAATTGGAGATCTTCACTGCAACAACCACAAAATGGTAATTTTTGTGACATCTGGTTGGTTATAAAATCGTCCAAGATGACATGCAGAATGACTAACAAACCCCATAAAAACCTGATACCAACACACCCATATGATCCTAAACATTACATGTATAGAGCCATAATATACAATCTATAGAATGAAATACAATCCAATgctcatgcctggtacaacaatgccAACATAAATACAAACCACGTCATAAAAACCTGAGGCCACTCCAGCAACCACCCTAGAACTGTAAAAAGACAAGACACTTAGTTAAGGATTAAAGAAGAGAGTTAACAGCAAAAATAAAATGACTATAACATGGAAAACCATAATCATCAGTGACCAAGTGGGGGACCACAGAATACCATTTTTCTCATCGGAACTTTTTGTCTTTCAATGGCCCCCTAGGTATCTTGCTCAGACATTTGGCATGAAAAACTGCATAGTGCTTCTTGAACTCCACTGTTGCTTTCTCCGCAAACGTGTCAACTCGGTCTTCATACTTATCATATAAGAAAGGCACGGTGTGCAGTGTCACAAAAGCTTCATATAAAACAAAGGAGAACCGTCTTCAGATGCAATGCAAATGCAAACCAaagtatatattataaaaatagtaatatCACGTTACCAATATAAAACAAAGTCAAGAAGTTGCAGCAGCTTCCAATGATTGAAAGAATCCACAGCCCAGCAATCACCTGAAGCCAAAACAGAAATCAGGACCAATTCAAAGTAACTCAGATTTCCAAACTCTCTTCTATATCAGGGAGCATACAGCAAGGAACTTCTTCAGTTGGCGTCCTGTCGCAATTTCCCTTAAAACAGAAAAACCCC
Coding sequences:
- the LOC103997014 gene encoding golgin candidate 4, whose protein sequence is MRSSIATYRESLSRIANEVLDTADELEAPRSRLSEGESPASARRLPRRLSRISPPTGSPTANGVDSGPQDEIAKYKADILKLQASEAEIRALSVNYAAILTEKEEQLSKLREENGSLRKSLEASALHPSRDESHKTLTNNSNALKGNSEHSPGRRQRHFSQENSHSTGNHTPKSNVPRQDGLSNGAMQKHANSHGNGKEGPGLLHENKSAAASKSSLEADIERLRAQLDKECQNAGTLKQKLQEERQLNESYLSNINDLKMDKERSSIELKELRKELNEKISELGQLDAELKKRVMEQESNISLENAKNLIVTLEKENAKLKIEKDELEQNLKLHVQSTSEKAVDTTEDVEKMTLSIKRLEEELMDTRKGRDKALHELARLKQHLLEKELEDSDKMDEDTKMIEDLRANCEQQRAHVMQLEKALRQEIAKKDELKKLKSDELRNSNETISDLKQKFANCMSIVNSKNVELLNLQTALGQYYAESEAKERLGRDLSRAREEAAKLSESLKVANQELVIAKREKEEIAAKLAQTERMLSEGKNFIQKLEEDNTKLRHALEQSVTTLNRMSLDSDNHVDRRIVIKLLVTYFQRNHSKEVLDLMVRMLGFTEEDKQSIGFAQHAAGKGVVRGVLGLPGRLVGGILGGSSPETSSRVASDNQSFADLWVDFLLKETEEREKRESSEASSRRSTSSPLEHGSKLQTSSVSGSPTGQTISTTPPPRRYHQILDHADGEFATVPLTSSASTHPAQSSRSRPPTGYY